A genomic window from Streptomyces brevispora includes:
- a CDS encoding DUF2199 domain-containing protein — MGYSTMAPDVWDASLESDPDSMLSTDQCIVRHEHYFIKGLIEIPVAGSKEPFSWGVWVSLSRENFGRALDVWETPGRESEKPYFGWLTTELGLYSPRTTNLKTNAHTRPIGRRPLIELEPTDHPLAVEQRNGITLDRVREIAEAVQHAEDGR, encoded by the coding sequence ATGGGGTACTCGACCATGGCACCCGATGTCTGGGACGCGAGCCTGGAGAGCGACCCCGACAGCATGCTCTCGACGGACCAGTGCATCGTCAGACACGAGCACTACTTCATCAAGGGCCTGATCGAGATACCCGTGGCGGGCAGCAAGGAACCGTTCTCCTGGGGCGTCTGGGTGTCGTTGAGCCGGGAGAACTTCGGCCGCGCCCTCGATGTGTGGGAGACCCCGGGCCGGGAGTCCGAGAAGCCGTACTTCGGCTGGCTGACCACCGAGTTGGGGCTCTACTCCCCCCGTACGACCAACCTCAAGACCAACGCGCACACCCGCCCGATCGGCCGGCGCCCGCTCATCGAACTGGAGCCCACCGACCATCCGCTGGCCGTGGAGCAGCGGAACGGGATCACGCTCGACCGGGTGCGGGAGATAGCCGAAGCGGTGCAGCACGCCGAGGACGGCCGCTAG